The Saccharothrix variisporea genome has a segment encoding these proteins:
- a CDS encoding discoidin domain-containing protein, with protein sequence MTKSVTRLLAAITTLAALVIAPQQAQAECGTAGAVTATASSVETGSPFVAANAVDGNPGTRWSSAFSDPQWLQVDLGSAKTICGATLTWEAAYATAFRIQTSTDATTWTDVYATTTGTGGTQDLTLTGSGRYVRLYATARATQWGVSLWEFAVRTGTPTTTETLLSYNKPATASSFQDDGACPACTPAKALDFNPATRWATSATTGWVDPGWIAVDLGAPAQISKVVLQWDPAYAKGFRIETSPDGTNWTPIYTTTTGTGFKQTIPVTGTGRHVRVTLTARSGPYGYSLWEFQVYGTGGNPTPPPPQAPDPGNPLRLVWSDEFNTPAGTKPDPAKWRPEVGTGQNAELQYYTNNNNAFTDGAGNMVLEARREVTPGSACPVDPVSGSGTCQYTSARIITEGRASWTYGRIEANIKVSGTKGLWPAFWMLGNDIFKGTPWPGSGEIDIMEHLGREPNTAYQTIHGPAYFGGGGIGAPRDIGQDYANAFHLFRVDWNSKGITFSIDGVTVLSIDKATVEATRGPWVFDKPFFTLLNNAVGGDWPGPPDATTVFPQRMLVDYVRVYQ encoded by the coding sequence ATGACCAAGTCCGTGACCAGGCTCCTCGCCGCGATCACCACCCTCGCGGCCCTCGTCATCGCGCCGCAGCAAGCGCAAGCCGAGTGCGGGACGGCAGGAGCCGTCACCGCCACCGCCTCCTCCGTGGAGACCGGCTCGCCGTTCGTCGCGGCCAACGCGGTGGACGGCAACCCGGGCACCCGCTGGTCCAGCGCGTTCAGCGACCCGCAGTGGCTGCAAGTGGACCTGGGCTCCGCCAAGACGATCTGCGGCGCCACCCTCACCTGGGAAGCCGCCTACGCCACGGCGTTCCGCATCCAGACCTCCACCGACGCCACCACCTGGACCGACGTCTACGCCACCACCACCGGCACCGGCGGCACGCAGGACCTGACCCTCACCGGCTCCGGCCGTTACGTCCGCCTCTACGCCACCGCCCGCGCCACCCAGTGGGGCGTGTCGCTGTGGGAGTTCGCGGTCCGCACCGGCACGCCCACCACCACCGAAACCCTGTTGTCCTACAACAAGCCCGCCACCGCGTCCTCCTTCCAGGACGACGGCGCCTGCCCGGCCTGCACCCCCGCCAAGGCGCTGGACTTCAACCCGGCCACCCGGTGGGCCACCAGCGCCACCACCGGCTGGGTGGACCCGGGCTGGATCGCGGTGGACCTCGGCGCACCCGCGCAGATCAGCAAGGTCGTCCTGCAATGGGATCCCGCGTACGCCAAGGGTTTCCGCATCGAAACCTCACCGGACGGCACCAACTGGACCCCGATCTACACCACGACCACCGGCACGGGCTTCAAGCAGACCATCCCCGTGACCGGCACCGGCAGGCACGTCCGCGTCACCCTCACCGCCCGCAGCGGCCCGTACGGCTACAGCCTGTGGGAGTTCCAGGTCTACGGCACCGGCGGCAACCCGACCCCGCCGCCACCGCAGGCCCCCGACCCGGGCAACCCGCTGCGCCTGGTGTGGAGCGACGAGTTCAACACCCCGGCCGGCACCAAGCCGGACCCGGCGAAGTGGCGGCCCGAGGTGGGCACCGGCCAAAACGCGGAACTCCAGTACTACACCAACAACAACAACGCGTTCACCGACGGCGCGGGCAACATGGTGCTGGAGGCCCGCCGCGAGGTCACGCCAGGCTCGGCCTGCCCGGTCGACCCGGTCAGCGGCAGCGGGACGTGCCAGTACACCTCGGCCCGGATCATCACCGAGGGCCGGGCGTCCTGGACCTACGGCCGGATCGAGGCGAACATCAAGGTGTCCGGCACCAAGGGCCTGTGGCCCGCGTTCTGGATGCTCGGCAACGACATCTTCAAGGGCACCCCGTGGCCGGGCAGCGGCGAGATCGACATCATGGAACACCTCGGCCGCGAACCGAACACCGCCTACCAGACCATCCACGGCCCGGCGTACTTCGGCGGCGGCGGCATCGGCGCACCGCGGGACATCGGGCAGGACTACGCGAACGCGTTCCACCTGTTCCGGGTCGACTGGAACAGCAAGGGGATCACGTTCAGCATCGACGGTGTGACGGTGCTCTCCATCGACAAGGCCACCGTCGAGGCCACGCGCGGCCCGTGGGTGTTCGACAAGCCCTTCTTCACCCTGCTCAACAACGCGGTGGGCGGTGACTGGCCCGGACCGCCGGACGCCACCACCGTGTTCCCGCAGCGGATGCTGGTCGACTACGTGCGGGTGTACCAGTGA
- a CDS encoding DUF998 domain-containing protein, which yields MLTVEPAPTRSPARFVAFGGAFAVVLTVLMVGSLDAHRLATTAVGLRRTISEYALGPHRWVFDTAVALLALGSVAILAVLVRRGITKWSSGSALAFLTWSVGLALVVVFPKHNWAVGPSASGTIHRVASLVAFLSLPVAAMLLARPWREDAVWGGYARWTFRFGLLSALAFTPIVYAVLVNALVGTPWWRVLPLGYSERLLVVVEVAAVLVVAVWAIAVAQPSYRPSRTSR from the coding sequence GTGCTGACCGTCGAACCCGCCCCGACCCGTTCCCCGGCCCGCTTCGTCGCTTTCGGCGGCGCGTTCGCCGTCGTGCTGACCGTTCTCATGGTCGGCTCGCTGGACGCGCACCGGCTCGCGACCACCGCAGTCGGACTGCGCCGCACGATCTCCGAGTACGCCCTGGGACCGCACCGCTGGGTGTTCGACACGGCGGTGGCGCTGCTCGCGCTCGGGTCGGTGGCGATCCTGGCCGTCCTGGTGCGTAGGGGCATCACCAAGTGGTCGAGCGGCAGCGCACTCGCTTTCCTGACCTGGTCGGTCGGGTTGGCGCTGGTGGTCGTCTTCCCCAAGCACAACTGGGCCGTGGGGCCGAGCGCGAGCGGCACGATCCACCGGGTCGCGAGCCTGGTCGCGTTCCTCAGCCTGCCGGTCGCGGCGATGCTGCTGGCCCGTCCGTGGCGGGAGGACGCGGTGTGGGGCGGGTACGCGCGGTGGACGTTCCGGTTCGGGCTGCTCTCCGCCCTGGCCTTCACGCCGATCGTGTACGCGGTCCTGGTGAACGCCCTCGTGGGCACGCCGTGGTGGCGCGTGCTGCCGCTGGGCTACAGCGAGCGGCTGCTGGTGGTGGTCGAGGTGGCGGCCGTGCTGGTGGTCGCGGTGTGGGCGATCGCGGTGGCTCAGCCCTCGTACAGGCCGTCCAGGACCTCCCGGTAG
- a CDS encoding DUF1996 domain-containing protein, whose translation MIPTIRRWRRLVTALAVLGLAATTASITAPAATAAPELLSQNRPVAASSTENGGTPATAAVDGNTGTRWSSAAADPQWISVDLGSSAAVSQVVLNWETAYAQSFQLQTSADGTNWQTISTHSGTPGTQTITTSTTTRYLRLYATARATQWGVSLWEFQVFGVRNPTNVVRVAEFLADCPFSHRLPDDPIVFPSLPGASHMHSFFGNRTTNARSDVNSLLAGTSNCNPGVDLSSYWVPTLYADGQPVEPTITTFYYLGEGVRDDVIARIQPFPLGLRIVAGNAKATAPDASTISRWSCLHAGHVGASKDFVNCPQGTMLESYLDFPQCWNGRDLDSADHKSHMAYPVNADCPATHPVPVPKLRQVLRYPVSGDPARFRLSSGPGYTMHGDFFNAWPEAELARRVRDCINPIIKCGADGRP comes from the coding sequence GTGATCCCCACCATTCGCCGATGGCGTCGACTGGTCACCGCCCTCGCCGTCCTCGGACTCGCCGCGACCACCGCCTCCATCACCGCACCCGCCGCCACCGCCGCCCCCGAACTGCTGTCCCAGAACCGTCCCGTCGCCGCGTCCTCCACCGAGAACGGCGGTACCCCTGCCACCGCCGCCGTGGACGGCAACACGGGCACACGGTGGTCCAGTGCCGCCGCCGACCCGCAGTGGATCAGCGTGGACCTGGGCAGTTCCGCCGCCGTCAGCCAAGTGGTCCTGAACTGGGAGACCGCCTACGCGCAGTCCTTCCAGCTCCAGACCTCCGCGGACGGCACCAACTGGCAAACGATCAGCACCCACTCCGGCACGCCCGGCACCCAGACGATCACCACCTCCACCACCACCCGCTACCTGCGCCTCTACGCCACCGCCCGCGCCACCCAGTGGGGCGTCTCGCTGTGGGAGTTCCAGGTCTTCGGCGTCCGCAACCCGACCAACGTCGTCCGCGTGGCCGAGTTCCTCGCCGACTGCCCCTTCAGCCACCGCCTCCCGGACGACCCGATCGTCTTCCCGAGCCTGCCCGGCGCCTCGCACATGCACAGCTTCTTCGGCAACCGCACCACCAACGCCCGCAGCGACGTCAACTCCCTGCTCGCGGGCACCAGCAACTGCAACCCCGGTGTGGACCTGTCCTCCTACTGGGTCCCGACCCTCTACGCCGACGGCCAGCCGGTCGAGCCCACCATCACGACCTTCTACTACCTGGGCGAAGGCGTCCGGGACGACGTGATCGCCCGCATCCAGCCCTTCCCGCTGGGCCTGCGGATCGTCGCCGGCAACGCCAAGGCCACCGCGCCGGACGCCTCCACCATCTCGCGCTGGTCCTGCCTGCACGCCGGCCACGTGGGCGCGTCCAAGGACTTCGTCAACTGTCCACAAGGGACCATGCTGGAGTCCTACCTGGACTTCCCGCAGTGCTGGAACGGCCGCGACCTCGACTCGGCGGACCACAAGAGCCACATGGCCTACCCGGTCAACGCCGACTGCCCGGCCACCCACCCGGTCCCGGTCCCGAAGCTCCGGCAGGTCCTGCGCTACCCGGTCAGCGGTGACCCGGCCCGGTTCCGCCTGTCCTCCGGACCCGGGTACACCATGCACGGCGACTTCTTCAACGCCTGGCCGGAAGCCGAGCTCGCCCGCCGGGTCCGGGACTGCATCAACCCGATCATCAAGTGCGGTGCGGACGGCCGGCCATGA
- a CDS encoding LacI family DNA-binding transcriptional regulator translates to MDRRPVTLEEVARVAGVSRATVSRVVNGVATVDRELRQVVEKAISTTGYVPNRAARSLVTRRAGAIGLVLPDEDRTVHDPYFGRVVSGVLPVIRPLGVQLVLTASHEQVVDDIRQGRLDGVILIHTHDADPLPRLLTRANLPVVLAARPGKPVPITYVDVDQAAGAALAVDHLVARGARRLATVTGPLERTPGQDRLRGFREAVARHGLPEPAVVHGDFTREGGAAAARGLPADVDGLFVASDLMASGVLPVLRQRGLRVPQDVRVVGFDDSPPALECDPPLTTVRQPVEDMAAEMVRLLVERVERPDRPTSSVVFDPTLVVRESA, encoded by the coding sequence GTGGACCGCAGACCAGTCACCTTGGAAGAGGTCGCCCGGGTCGCGGGAGTCTCGCGGGCCACGGTGTCCCGGGTCGTCAACGGCGTCGCCACGGTGGACCGCGAGCTGCGGCAGGTGGTCGAGAAGGCCATCTCCACCACCGGCTACGTGCCCAACCGCGCCGCCCGCTCGCTGGTCACCCGGCGGGCGGGGGCGATCGGGCTCGTGCTGCCCGACGAGGACCGGACCGTGCACGACCCGTACTTCGGACGGGTGGTGTCCGGGGTCCTGCCGGTGATCCGGCCGCTGGGCGTCCAGCTGGTGCTCACGGCCAGTCACGAGCAGGTGGTCGACGACATCCGGCAGGGCCGGCTGGACGGCGTGATCCTCATCCACACCCACGACGCCGACCCGCTGCCCCGGCTGCTCACCCGGGCGAACCTGCCGGTGGTGCTGGCCGCCCGACCGGGCAAGCCGGTGCCGATCACCTACGTGGACGTCGACCAGGCGGCCGGCGCGGCGCTGGCCGTGGACCACCTGGTGGCGCGCGGGGCGCGGCGGCTGGCGACGGTGACCGGGCCGCTGGAGCGCACGCCCGGCCAGGACCGGCTGCGGGGCTTCCGCGAGGCGGTGGCCAGGCACGGGCTGCCGGAACCGGCGGTCGTGCACGGCGACTTCACCCGTGAGGGTGGCGCGGCGGCGGCCCGGGGGTTGCCGGCGGACGTGGACGGGCTGTTCGTCGCGTCCGACCTGATGGCCTCCGGGGTGTTGCCGGTGCTGCGGCAGCGCGGGTTGCGGGTGCCGCAGGACGTGCGGGTGGTCGGGTTCGACGACAGCCCGCCCGCGCTGGAGTGCGACCCGCCGTTGACGACCGTGCGGCAGCCGGTGGAGGACATGGCGGCCGAGATGGTCCGGTTGCTCGTGGAGCGCGTCGAGCGGCCGGACCGCCCGACCAGTTCCGTCGTGTTCGACCCGACCCTGGTGGTCCGCGAGTCCGCTTGA
- a CDS encoding DUF305 domain-containing protein: MRVLLALLLLTACTAGPVALSPTDAAYVQLAIPQAESALPLLDLVAARETPLTPLAREIAAHHRAELARLHAVLRDRGLPYLDEHRDHDMPGMVTAPEVAGLATLTGPDFDAQAGTLLKAHLEESAAVAKVEQGAGQDTAVLALVSDLVRDREDFLAKLSVP; this comes from the coding sequence GTGCGCGTGTTGCTGGCCCTTCTGCTGCTCACCGCCTGTACGGCCGGGCCGGTGGCGTTGAGCCCCACGGACGCGGCCTACGTCCAACTCGCCATCCCGCAGGCCGAATCGGCTCTGCCCCTGCTCGACCTGGTGGCCGCCCGCGAGACGCCGCTGACGCCGTTGGCCCGCGAGATCGCCGCTCACCACCGCGCCGAACTCGCCCGCCTGCACGCCGTCCTCCGCGACCGCGGCCTGCCCTACCTGGACGAACACCGGGACCACGACATGCCCGGCATGGTGACCGCCCCCGAGGTCGCCGGCCTGGCCACGCTGACCGGCCCCGACTTCGACGCACAAGCGGGAACGCTGCTCAAGGCCCACCTCGAAGAGTCGGCGGCGGTCGCCAAGGTCGAGCAGGGAGCAGGCCAGGACACCGCCGTCCTCGCGCTGGTGAGCGATCTCGTGCGCGACCGCGAGGACTTCCTGGCCAAGCTGTCGGTTCCCTGA